The genomic segment ATATTGAATCCAGAACCTCTCTTCTTGTTAAATAACAATAGAAGATTCAGACAGAGAAATAAAGGTGCAGTTCTAAATACAGCTAGAGGACCTTATAACCCACAATGGCAGGTATCTACTCAGAAATGTCTCTCTCCAATCAATATAATGGTCCTGCGTGATAGGAAGGATCTTTTAGTATGCCTaaacttaaaattgaaatatatgaaaacatttCTTGTATGAGCCATGTCATTTTACCAGTCACATGAGTGCAATCTCTTATGCATGCACTggaaactaatattttttatacatgtaCGAGTAAAAGCCTCAGCAGCCAGTCTTCATATACCCACCCTCAGGTGGCCCAATCCCCATGCTGTCCTAAAGCCAAAATACAAAAGTATGAATCTTTTCATTATTGAACACTAATGCtattttttactctcttttaaGGATATTGAAGAGAGATTAAGAAACGTAACTAATATCCTTATCCATAtgtatattgaaaatattagtAATTCCCTAGCATTCCTTTCATCTATTCTATTAACAACGCAAATAAATAGCTAATATTTGCATGATAAAACACAGACAATAAAAGAGTTTATAAAgttaaagtattttattttaacttgtagAGAACATCTTCCACTAAGTAATTCTTCTTCAATAGACACAAACCTAACATTTGATCTTTTGAACAcaaccaaacaaaatattaCACATAAAAGAAGACAATAAGAAAAGttaattaacaaaaacaataagAAAGAAGCACAGTCCTTATGCAGTGACACATTCTCTGCCCTCCTCTGTTTTTAAATTGTTCTTTTCCCTTCTTGAGCAATATAAAAACTCCATCGGTGGTCCACaaagaaaaatggaaatgaAGTCCAGTGTAATCAACTATGAGAACAACTGAAGTTTAACTTCAATTCATGTTCTCATGAATCCCATATTGTgtctaattttattaagaaaaaatggaCATCAAATGCCATGGTCCATAGAACATGATTTCACTTTTCAGAAATGGGAAGGCAAAACGAAAAAGCAGAGAAAGGGCTGGGGGGGATAACAAGCCCACTACCCAGcctttcttatttttctacattttttcGTGTTGTAACTTTTATTGTTTGTGTCCAAAGACAAATTGGAATAACCGCATACACTAACAGTCATGTATTTCTCGAGCAATGGTAAATGTCTCTTTATTAACATTTTGTGCATTTTATGTAAAGTGTTTATCCACCCCTAAATTCATGTTAGTGTATGTAGGCTGTATCATATCTTATATTAGAAAGAGTTTTCAGTATGTCCATATCTGTGTAATGTCGCAACAATACAAATACATATTAAGTATACGGGCTTCAAACGTTTGAGTCCCACTAGGAAACCACATTAAAATTCTCTAGTTTGAAACAGAGTACAATATTAAATGTTATCATCCCTTATTTACAACTCCTTCCACCCTTCCCCAAAATTAAGGAAAATCGGACAAACGATAACGTCATATCCAGTGATAAACTAGTTAGAATTTATACAAGGATTCAGAGCTAAGAAACATTTGATAGCAGCCATTTTAGGCTTAGTTACATATACGTACCTTCTCAATATTGTCCATCATTATCCCCTTAACCTCAGTTATTTGAGCCTTCAACTTTGATAGTTTACTTATTTCTTCGGGATGATTCAAGCAATACTGCATATGCTCCTTGAGTGCTGGTCTGCACAAccagataaaaaatttaaaacaactacaaacagaagtaaacaaaaaatttaaaaggatCAGTAACAACGAACCCAAATTCTCTATCAAGATTATACGCAATGCTAAATCTGTCCTCAAACAAATCAtcgtcatcgtcatcatcaGCAAGTGGATGGGTACTGTCATTATTAATGCTTGCTCCATAGCGCTTCATAAAGTCATCCTTCACCCGTTCAAGAAATACAAAAGGAACACTCCTTCCAACTGACTCATCAGCAACAACAAGGAAAACTGCAAAGCGGAGAACAAAATTCTGACATTGGCATATGTATTAACAGTCAAATCAGTAGAGCAGGCAATAATACATGAAAACAAATACCAAATCCATTGTCTATGAGGAAGTTAAAGGTGTGCCCATCACAGGAATACGTGTATTTGCTGCTATTTGAAGGTAGCTTCTGCAGGCACTGAACAGCAATAGTACTGAAATTCCCCGTATACTGTGTGTGTTCCGCTAAAACAACAGTTCCTTTGGCAACAAAGCTATATATTAAACCCCTCTGATTCATCTCCAATCTCCAACAAATTCCTCCACGAGAAGGTACAAACAATTACACCAACACCTGAATCCCACAACAACCAATCCAAGATGTAAATAACGAAAAATCAATCACAAAAACCCACGTACTGTAATCGCAATTCGAAAATACTGACCAAACAGGCTCTAAATGCTAAATCCAATCGAAGTCAGAACCTAAACCTAATTTGATTCAATTCAAGATACAGTGATTGCAAGAGAAATCTCGTTTCACGATAAGGGAAGGGGGTTGCATCAGTGCATGCACATTCTGAATTTGTCAAAAATCTAAACTCAAAAATTCGTGTCAGATCCCGAATTTTATAGGACATAGGTGAAAATGGGGGAAAAGACGGGTTTCGAACCCTGTGATCTAATCGAGAGATTTACGAATCTGAATGCGAATTGTTGTTAGATGAAAATTGAGAGACAGAAAGAGAAAATCTAACAACCTGAGTGAAGTAGCGAAGGAGATGATCAATCAAAAACCTAACACAAACACAATCACAACGCTAGCTTTTATCAGTTTGGGGAAGAAACTTGGTCTTTCAGCTTCTTCTGCGTAACACaaattcttcaattttcttctttttatttatttatttatttcctttgcGTGTGTATTAAGATAAGAAGGAATGACACCCACACTGATTTTCTAATCAGACAATAACAAGTTTGAATTtcattatgaaaataataatacagtAAGTAGactaagttaaaaaaaaaataccattaCAGACTTTTACATTTACACACTTTTACATTTACATTGATAtagtaaaattttgtatttttttaaataagataaaaaatttaggtgtttgaaataattatttttaaatcaaacacaaaaatgtAAAGAACCTGTCACATgtttaacattatatatttttaaataaatcaggtgttaaattgttaattaaatttcagACAACATTTTCTAACGttaaaaataacatgaaaactatattttatcTCGTTTCAGATTCTATCTCTTAATAATACAATGTGTTTCTTTTTATCATGAGATTTTCTAAGAATAAAAAGCatggaaataaaaaatggaTTATAAGACTTTTAtgtacaaatttatattatcgtTCAATCATTATAAGTCATTTTTGCCGCTCTTACTTGAAAATCatcatttttgtttatgaaaCTTTATGTTAGTTATGTTGTgcttgaaactttttttttctttaaatatatagtCTACAATTAAAAAACTGTGTAACTCTATTTATAACATTAGCTTGTTAGGAtcagaataataataaatgataaaaccTATAGACTTAATTATGCGAAgcaattgaatttttttcttaattttaagtAGTAAACACCACATTATatcaatagagaaaaaaattgtgtttttttctgaatgcaaaaaaaatgttatatgttgttatattaagtgtgataatatttgaagaatttgattaacatatattaattaagttttttattaataagttGATGATCCGAATAGAAATGTAATATCCTTAAATAAGATatagataaaagatataattttgattgGGAGAGTAAAACTACCACAAATTCAACCAActtaatacaataattaatCGCTAATAAAACCGATACTAATTAATAAATCTTATAACTTTGTAATTAGCTGATACAttacaaaaacaacattaacCTCTCCCTATGTCTCATCATTGTTTGCTTCATGAAAACTTGTTCCTGTACCAATACACGCCCTTCTGGGAAGTTCCTTCGTCTGGTTCCACATAAAGACACTCTTTTGCTTCTCTCCACAGAGCTTTGTAAAATGGGGTGTTATCAATTTGATAGTACTCACCCAATATAGCTTTGATTGCATTGGTTGCCTCCATTGCATGGTAATGAGGCATTGTAGAGAAGAGATGGTGAGTGACATGCGTATCAGTTATATGATGAAACGCCTTGTTCAGAATCCCATAATCTCTGTCCATAGTGGCCAAAGCACCCTTCAGCCACTCCCATTCCGATGAATCATAGTGAGACAAGGAAGAGTGTGTGTGCTGCAAATATGTGATGGTCACAAGAAAGCCATTTACAATGAGCAATGGCACCCCATAAACACAGACCAGCCAAACCAGCCCTCTCACAGTTGCAATGCGGTGGAGAAAGAATGCGacacaaaacaaagaaacatCAGAAACGTAGATCAGAAGCCTTTCACTGTCTGAATATATGGGAGCATAAGGGTGGTAATGGCTTGCAAAACGATCATAGCGTCTACCAGAAACATTGAAGGCTAAAGACAAAGGCCATCCCAGTGTGAGCGTAATGAGAAGAGAAACCGCCCTTCCTATTCGATTGTTGAAGCACTTGTGGTACCATGAAACAATGGATTTTGGGACAAACACTTCCTCACGGTGAAGGGAACCTGTGTTGGAGTGGTGACGGCAattgttagaagtggactttaagcttaactcaatcccacaaaacacGCTGAGGTATaaacatctcgtgcgtgatagtagaaattggaaGATCCGATAGTGATCCGACAACGGATGGTAACAGAAATGCCCATTTAAAACTTGCTAGGATAGACTTCAGTCATggttctgataccatattagaaagtgagtttaagcctaactcaaccccacaaaaccgattTATAAGGTAAAGTTTCCACCtctcttatatattataatttggccttatctctggTCGACGTGGACTTCCAACAGCGATGGCTTATTTTCCATGAGAAATAAGGGACTTCTACTAGAAGTGCTGAGTGAAGGATGAGACCGACTAAATCATCGACCCATTGGTACTTGCTGAAGGCATGGTGACTACACTCATGAGCAATCACCCACACCCCAGTGAGAATGCAACCTTGGAGAACCCAATAGATTGGCCAAGCAATGAGGGAAAGAGGCTGAGGAAGAAGGTGGAAGAAGGTGGTGGCAGTGTAGAGAATGAAGGCCAGTGAAAGGTCAAAAACAACATAGTAGAATGAAGAGAGGAGGGAACGCTCAAAGCAATGTGGGGGAATGGCTTTCTTGAGTTGGCCAACAGTGAACGGAGGCTTTGTGTTTGGAACCCTTGAGAGATTGTTTTGCTGAACTTCTGCCATTGTTTTCTTTGCTAGAACCTGTGTGAAGTATAAGAGAGTTTGGTTCAGATTTTGCTGAATGTAATGTAGATCCAACACAACCTCAATATATTCCTCAATTAAACCAGGTAATGTTTTGCTGTATTATGGAAACTGACAAGCACACTGTGCAGCAAAACACGTTGAAATTGGAAAAGAGGGAATTCTGTCGATAAATCATTAATTTCACTCAATAGGTGTAAGGCCATGATTTTGTATACGTGTGAGCCTACATGCAGAAAACTGGTATATGTCACTGTGAGGCTCACATGAACCAAACACAACGACAAAAACGACACCAAGCACAGAGGTTTGCAGTGTAATGGTCGATTACAAACCCGCCCTTTAAAACCAATGTGCTCTCTTGCATGCATGCTCTTCTATCATCTTTACCACACCTCACATACAAGTATTTCCTCTTCTGTTAATGAACTCCACTGTAGAAACTATAAAATGAGTAAACAAGTTACATGAATTGATAGTTCAAACTTCAATCTCTTTGGGTTTTGTAATTTCAGATcaagtaaaaagaagaaataaacaatgtcaaaaatatatatgcagGACATACTGTTGAAGTATTAAAAAAGATGGGAAAGTTTTATTGAGATGTGAAATAACATACTGTAGAATAATCTTCTGGATtctgaaaattcaaaattgaattGTGTTTAGCTCATTTTAAGTTATGAAATACTATCTTGATTGAATCGGTTTTGatgttttgagtttttctttgtCTCGATATTCTAGATTTCATCCAGTCTTGTCTTGACATTCCAAGTTTTGATTGGTCTCTGCTGATTCTGGTTAGCTTGAACTAAGTTCGATAAGTTTGACAAGGAAACCCTTGTTGttgattgatttgtttttaaatacaCAAGGAAAGCAAATTCCAAAACATGCGACTAAACTTACAAGCTgaaaaaatgtcaaatataaTGGAGTATCTAGGTGCTAACCGAGATATTTAGATTCTTTTTTAGGAGCTTCTCTATTCAaagttttattatgaaattttctaCATCCTTCACTAATTAAGACTTTCTAGATATTCTAGACTTTACATAAGGAAATTCAAGAGGTATctagatatttttatatttcaaattacaatAACATTTGTCCcctttaatttgaaattttcttcaacACACTAATCTTTGCTCTTAGCATTTGAAACTCTTCAAACATTAGCGGCTTCGTGAAGATATATGCAACTTGATCTTGAGTCTTGACATACTTGAGCTTcacttctttttaaaaaatgcaTTATCTTCTGAAATGATATCTCGTGTTTGTATGTTTGCTTAGATAatgaaatattgtattatttctTAGTGCTTGTTATCTATGCAAATCTTCATAGCTTCCATTTGTGACAAATGAAGTTCTTTCAATAATCTCCAAAGCCAAATTACATGACAAGTgccactagtggaaaaatgacattttataacgtacaaaaatgactttttataacgTAGTTACCGGGGACATAGTTCTGGGTGATATAGTAAATCTGCGCATTTTATAACGTAAAATGaaatttacgttataatatgtgaacATATTACATCGTAGTAGTTTCTGAAGTCCGTCATAATATGCGCAGGGAGATATAATGACGTAAAAGTTTTTGTATGTTATAATATATGATCtattattacgtatatatttttgtacgttataatatgtttttttttttgaaaaaaaaaattgattgattattacatttgacatccaagaaaattataataatattcctgTACATCTcattcaatcaatttataatcaatatagcttcaaataaacaaatttaatgatactaacaaaatagaattcatttcaaacattaaatcatctaataatttaataccatttatacataaaactatatattaaatctaaatattacattaatgtatATACACTATTGAATTCTAGCCAAATTTCTAGAAACACCATTTGGTCTTCCATGTCTGCAGCTCCCATGGGAGATGAATCATTAAaaatctacaaataaaataataaaattaaaattgtaatgaaACACATTATGAAAATACATTTAAACCAGCAACTTATACAACATCTTGTAATATGAAGAGTCTCTtacttgaaatttgaaatttgaaataggaacacaacaaaaaaaaagtcaacAACCAGCCACCTgcaaaacaaatgtaaaattaaataaaattaattgatataaatagtattaattgatataaaaaaggaaacaaCCAGCCACTGCACGATagaatttcataattaattagctctcaaatatcataaaaacagaaaaggaaccaatatatcataaaaactaattaaaactaattaaaccaTATATCATTAAAACAGATTATTCAACCATATatcataaaaactaattaaaacaaaagtgtAACAATATATTTGCAAATGGAGATAAAAAATAGAATCCCAAGTaacagaaaaggaaaaaaaatgtatataggAGGAAAAACCCATTGAAGGTAAAATTCATCATAGctattttcaaaataaccatTCTATACATACCCTCAACGTCAAGGCCAGTGGAGAATAAGTAGAATCAAACTGCGGTTGAATAGCATGTGCTTCACAAGTCCATTTTGAAAAGCCTTGCAAAAGTACTCAGTTGAAGGGTGCAGGTTTTCTAACTTTGAATTTTTTCTCAGGCCTCAAGACGATGAAGGTGGGTTGTTCAGGGTAGTCTGTAGTTGATGCTCTGTGCTAAAGCCTGCAGCCTAGCAATTGAACAAAAATGAGCATTTTAGcagtaaaaaaattgatttgggAATAACATTTGAAGAACTAAAATTGGCACACAGATTAGAATCGGTCCTAATAAGGCCCGAAATCCTACAAAGAATCCTATACCCAGGACAACTTTTGTTGAGTTGTTCACCACAAAGATCAATATTTCCTTCAAAACTAGAGGCTTCAAAGGTCTCCAATAAAAACCAACCTAATTAGGCAGGACAAAACCAAAATTGAAAGAATCCAAAGAAGTGGTTACCTCCACTCATGATTTTGTACAATAAACAAAGAACACGATATATGTCTTCCTAACCTACTACTTACCAAGGTTCTACTCCACACAACTAAAATATCAGCGGTCTTTAAGTTTTTTGTTTCTTCGAAAGATCATCAGAGGCAAAATATCAATACAGGCTAACATGTTCAGTTCCTcaacaaaatcaaaaaaattgaaaagcgTCCCAACACAGAACagcaaaccctaaaccccacaATTTCTCCCAACATCAACCCTAAAGCCCCCAAATTTCAATGCCCACTGAAAAATAATCAAACCTTCTCAAATGAAAACGCCACACACAGCAATCGGAACCAAAAATTGAAGGGACCACGTCACCTGCAGCACTCCAAAACGCacctcacaaaaaaaaataggaatCGCGATAATCACCCAGATGGAACCGGTACTAAGGTTTTGACCTACACAAGGATGCCAAAATCGCAATCCTACAACAACAACGACGATACCTGTTAAACCAAAAACCAGTAGGACCAAAGACAAACCCAAAAAGGAAAATCAATCAATGAAAAAATGCAAAATAGTGCACAATCATACCTTCGTACTGCTTCAATGCGAGTGAAAACCAACCACAATAATGCCCCCTTCCTGCCCTAATTTTAAAGACGGAGAAATGTGAGTGAGAGGGATGAGATGAACGGAAGAGAAGAATGAGAGTGAGAGGcaaagtaaaatgaaatataggaagggaaatgtgaaaaataagcgAAGAAGAAGAGATATTATATCTGTATTTTAAAACTCCGTTATGATAAGTTAATAATAGgttttgcatttatttacaggttttacatttatttacaagtttgttaccgtattttatattataactgatttttaaaactacgttataatatgtcttaaacttatttacaagtttgtcaccgcattttatattataactaattttcaaaactacgttataatatgtcttaaacttatttacaagtttgccatcacgtttcatattataactgatttacaaaattacgttataatatattttctactAGTGTGCGTCAGTGTGACaataattgttttgtttaaaCTCCATGAAAAACACATCCtctcatgaaaaatataaagttattggTGCTTTTTCTATCATTGATATCTTTGACATAATCactattaaaaaattcatatagtTTGAAATcattagaaaattaataaaataatccaTAGTCAAGaatatcttttagaaaatgGAGTATCTCTTAATAACTTTATATGAGTACAAAATATCGAGCCTTTTACATGTTAGGTATCTCAAACATCCCACaagacttatttttatattaatttcctattttatttacaaatttgaaTATGGTATGAAAttggttaataaaaaataatcaatatatatttttgttaatatttaataatataaaataaagctattaatttattcaataataaaagttaaaattattatgaattgaAGTATTGTGTGATAAGGTGATAAAGAATCTTTCTGatgaagaaagataaaatatcaGTATCACATGTCATGTTAgtatattaaattaatctttaaagTAAATCACAATAAATACTCTTTCTGagtatgatgatgaagaaagaTAAAATGTCAGTATCACATGTCATgtcaatatattaaaataatctttaaagTAAATCACAATAAATACTCTTTCTGagtatgatgatgaagaaagaTAAGATGTCAGTATCACATCTCATCTCAgtatattaaattaatctttaaagTAAATCGCTATAAATACTCTTTCTGAGTATGATGATGAAGATAGATAAAATGTCAGTATCACATGTCATGTCAgtatattaaattaatctttaaagTAAATCACAATAAATACTCTTTTTGagtatgatgatgaagaaagaTAAATTGTCAGTATCACATGTCATGTCAgtatattaaattaatctttaaagTAAATCACAACAAATACTCTTTCTGagtatgatgatgaagaaagaTAAAATGTCAGTATCACATGTCATGTCAgtatattaaattaatctttaaagTAAATCACAATAAATATTCTTTCTAAGTATGATGATGTGTCATTAGGTAATTTGCAATAGAGATTATATTacagataaaattttattatgatgaTAAAGTATGATAAAATATGAATGTGACATATATTTCTATTAAgtgttatataattaaattataaaaataaatatgaaaataaaaattctaataagattaaatgtttttacaaaaacatattcaataCATTACTCCTAATAAAAGAACataggaatatatatatatatatatatatatatatatatatatatatatatattaataaactttGTATAAAAAGATTCCTTCTAAAGTAAATTATATTCATGAaggtttagattttttttttcacaatgatttttgtatttattttaataaaaagggCTTGGTTTCAAAATAAGTAATCAAAATAATCAAAGAAGTCTGTCTTTcttattgataatatttaataatgtaaaagaaaattacaaattaactCAACCATCAAAAAGTAAAATCACTCTGAAATGGATAAATGTGGCTAAAATAGCGGTGATTAATATATAGCAAAATAAGACAGACTCAAATCATTCACTCCTTTCTTCACATTTGATAACCAtcaaagataaacaaaaataaaagaagaggaGAATAAAATACtttcaattgaagaaaaagaagatttatagaaatttttaagttttgtttcttgat from the Vigna angularis cultivar LongXiaoDou No.4 chromosome 3, ASM1680809v1, whole genome shotgun sequence genome contains:
- the LOC108326415 gene encoding vesicle-associated membrane protein 727 isoform X1 codes for the protein MNQRGLIYSFVAKGTVVLAEHTQYTGNFSTIAVQCLQKLPSNSSKYTYSCDGHTFNFLIDNGFVFLVVADESVGRSVPFVFLERVKDDFMKRYGASINNDSTHPLADDDDDDDLFEDRFSIAYNLDREFGPALKEHMQYCLNHPEEISKLSKLKAQITEVKGIMMDNIEKVLDRGEKIELLVDKTENLQFQADSFQRQGRQLRRKMWLQNLQMKLMVGGGILTLIIILWVIACGGFKC
- the LOC108326415 gene encoding vesicle-associated membrane protein 727 isoform X2; the encoded protein is MNQRGLIYSFVAKGTVVLAEHTQYTGNFSTIAVQCLQKLPSNSSKYTYSCDGHTFNFLIDNGFVFLVVADESVGRSVPFVFLERVKDDFMKRYGASINNDSTHPLADDDDDDDLFEDRFSIAYNLDREFGPALKEHMQYCLNHPEEISKLSKLKAQITEVKGIMMDNIEKDHYIDWRETFLSRYLPLWVIRFWIVERRLSCWWTKQKTCSSRLTAFRGRAGS
- the LOC108325364 gene encoding omega-6 fatty acid desaturase, endoplasmic reticulum isozyme 1, whose translation is MAEVQQNNLSRVPNTKPPFTVGQLKKAIPPHCFERSLLSSFYYVVFDLSLAFILYTATTFFHLLPQPLSLIAWPIYWVLQGCILTGVWVIAHECSHHAFSKYQWVDDLVGLILHSALLVEVPYFSWKISHRRHHSNTGSLHREEVFVPKSIVSWYHKCFNNRIGRAVSLLITLTLGWPLSLAFNVSGRRYDRFASHYHPYAPIYSDSERLLIYVSDVSLFCVAFFLHRIATVRGLVWLVCVYGVPLLIVNGFLVTITYLQHTHSSLSHYDSSEWEWLKGALATMDRDYGILNKAFHHITDTHVTHHLFSTMPHYHAMEATNAIKAILGEYYQIDNTPFYKALWREAKECLYVEPDEGTSQKGVYWYRNKFS